The following coding sequences are from one Nitrosopumilaceae archaeon window:
- a CDS encoding winged helix-turn-helix domain-containing protein — MNYSIQKIRDKKELQRIDWGIIRRLVISLYYNNKMKKTHIATKCNLGYDKCRLYLDWMEMMELIKREIDEDRFEVIILTEKGKTLHNRKFNDMSKFKHDHSD; from the coding sequence GTGAACTATTCGATACAAAAAATACGAGATAAAAAAGAACTCCAAAGAATAGATTGGGGCATAATAAGGCGACTTGTCATATCGTTATACTATAATAACAAAATGAAAAAAACACACATTGCAACCAAATGTAATCTGGGATATGACAAATGCCGTCTTTATCTGGATTGGATGGAAATGATGGAATTGATAAAAAGAGAAATCGATGAAGATCGCTTTGAGGTGATAATTTTGACCGAGAAAGGCAAAACACTTCATAATAGGAAATTTAATGACATGTCCAAGTTCAAGCATGATCATAGTGATTGA
- a CDS encoding UDP-3-O-(3-hydroxymyristoyl)glucosamine N-acyltransferase, translating into MDTSVIDLAHKDTNHSLEFDIKSILSSLNLSYNIEGTNEGRIKDIASITNARLDDLSFCSYEGDKAIELISQSNAGVILCKKSLHGLVHPKKGAQLIFLDNPRLVFVNLTNKKFAKKKKLVGISSKAVISKTAEIGARCYIGDYTVIGENCKIGNDTIIYDKVTLVENCVVGDRSIIHSGVTLGDDGFAFERDRKGLYRFPHFGRLVIGNDIEICANSHIARGSLSDTIIGDGTKIDSLVHISHNVIIGKNCEITAGAIIGGSARIGDSTWVGLNATLKDHVTVGDNVVVASGASVIHDVPSQDVVAGVPAVSIKHKMNATSDMLFLMAGQQNSDQK; encoded by the coding sequence ATGGATACAAGTGTCATAGACTTGGCTCATAAAGATACGAACCATTCATTGGAGTTTGATATCAAATCAATATTATCTAGTTTGAATCTTAGCTACAATATCGAAGGAACTAATGAAGGAAGAATAAAAGACATAGCTTCCATTACAAACGCCAGATTGGATGACCTTTCTTTTTGTTCTTATGAAGGCGACAAAGCTATCGAGCTTATTTCACAATCTAATGCTGGTGTAATTCTCTGTAAAAAAAGTTTACATGGACTTGTGCACCCAAAAAAAGGAGCTCAGCTTATTTTCCTTGATAATCCAAGACTTGTTTTTGTAAATTTAACTAATAAGAAATTTGCAAAGAAAAAAAAATTGGTTGGAATTTCTTCGAAAGCTGTTATATCTAAAACTGCAGAGATAGGCGCCCGTTGTTACATAGGAGACTATACTGTGATTGGAGAGAATTGTAAAATCGGAAATGACACTATAATCTACGATAAAGTAACACTTGTAGAAAATTGCGTAGTAGGAGACAGAAGTATTATTCATTCTGGAGTCACATTAGGTGATGATGGTTTTGCATTTGAAAGGGACAGGAAAGGGCTTTATCGATTCCCTCATTTTGGGAGATTAGTAATTGGTAATGACATAGAAATTTGTGCAAACAGTCACATTGCTAGAGGGTCTCTTTCTGATACAATAATAGGCGATGGAACAAAGATTGATTCGTTGGTACACATTTCTCACAATGTCATTATTGGTAAAAACTGTGAAATTACTGCAGGTGCTATCATTGGAGGAAGTGCAAGAATAGGTGATTCAACTTGGGTTGGACTCAATGCAACTTTGAAAGACCATGTGACGGTTGGAGATAATGTTGTTGTAGCTTCAGGGGCTTCTGTTATACATGATGTACCAAGTCAAGATGTGGTAGCTGGTGTTCCCGCAGTATCAATAAAACATAAAATGAATGCCACTTCTGATATGTTATTTCTTATGGCAGGGCAGCAAAATTCTGATCAGAAATAA
- a CDS encoding fibronectin type III domain-containing protein, protein MSFSIIQYANAQIGILPQPPTNLTATAVSSSEIDLSWTASSDLLISGYMIERSTDGGATWSTIVSDTGNTATTYSDTGLAASTTYTYRVSEVSSIGTSSPSNTASATTQSPQATAPQSPTGLKASTVSSSQINLSWTAPANNGGSAITGYMIERSTDGGTTWSTTVANTANTSTIYSDKGLTASTTYIYRVSAINSVGTSSPSNTASATTSAASTAPQPPTGLAATAASSSQINLSWTAPTSNGGSAITGYKIERSANGGTIWSTIQSNTANTATTYSDTGLAASTTYMYRVSAINAVGTSSPSNTASANTSGTTSNSIVLNGIQTTSGTVSVAPFQITLANFNAGTGTNRVLVVGVEANNNAVASVTFGGVHLTSKVSSFFNNDAEFWYLKNPTGTGNIVVTMVGSTSAVIGAYSFSGIDQSTPIPTSTTNHNSGTGSSPTISITTQNPNSWVLDTPSIYGGVTLGSPTCTKQWDLNIPNAITGASSSTIQSSPGTVTCSWTASGGGDLWDDVAIELKASGTVTTAIAPQPPTGLAATTASSSQINLSWTAPSNNGGSAITGYKIERSTDSGTTWSTVQSNTASTSTTYSDTGLTASTTYTYRVSAINSVGTSSPSNTASATTPGTCTTCKLTVTSQLTTGDPLLGMFSTLNDQASGKVLESGFTPVKFNLTNAAQYTVAVTLSFGTYSFNHWQDGTTSDPRPISISSDTQLTAVYQDISVTLSPSRGPVGTSISVTSANKIFSPNHTITLTWDGTALATATSNSTGGFTAKFTVPSSANGSHKVQATDGTNIHFALFTVGPPSSISLNTSTANVGTGVRVTGSNFAPNLQITFSYDGAALDVGQVNTGTGTAIPLVVTTDSNGGFVAIISIPRSDAGTHTISAKDTTNDMATQSITVTPHVFIYPASGHAGSQVMIPASQGNGFAASSAVTIKFDGTVISSMTTDSGGNFGGSFTIPSGATIASHTIQVSDGKGNTQSVSFSVTDPTTPTYKVQNVTSMSGLVLPDRFAFIPDNGPGIDGSGAFMVIEKNSGKVIVFKNTNGKFVRQLVPFVRVPNLLTGPEDNGLLGIAIDPNWKNSISSQYVYLDITRTISGSNFTEIIRYHATTDPTTGNIIADTSVGEQLVLGNILAWRDGHNGGNLEFDSHGHLYISTGDGWLYTPGQDLTTLQAKLLRITPLASPDASGKLYSIPSDNPFASSTDTSIKKEIWGYGVRNPFSFDIDSQTGKLYVSDPGFNTWERIEDLTTAGSNVGWPNYEAPPFGNPQNLVNYKPPVYWYPHQGMEPQTGITAGLEALTGGVFYHCSANCYTSSNLQGAYFFGDYGVGFIAALLPSSTAPPITDPASGAPKGQIVPIYYGLAYAPIDMQVWNGKLYFLDLAVGSVDVLNYS, encoded by the coding sequence ATGTCATTTTCAATTATTCAGTACGCAAATGCACAAATAGGTATTCTACCGCAACCACCGACAAATCTTACTGCCACAGCAGTCTCAAGCTCTGAAATTGACCTTAGCTGGACAGCATCATCTGATTTGTTGATATCTGGTTACATGATTGAGAGATCAACTGATGGCGGTGCTACATGGTCCACTATTGTGTCCGACACTGGCAATACTGCAACAACTTATTCTGATACTGGACTTGCAGCTAGTACCACATACACATACAGAGTATCAGAAGTAAGTTCAATTGGAACAAGCTCCCCATCAAACACTGCATCTGCAACGACTCAATCTCCTCAAGCTACAGCTCCACAATCTCCAACAGGACTTAAAGCTAGTACAGTATCATCATCTCAGATCAACCTAAGCTGGACTGCACCTGCAAACAACGGCGGTTCTGCCATTACAGGTTACATGATTGAGAGATCAACTGATGGTGGAACCACATGGAGTACAACAGTAGCAAACACTGCAAACACATCAACAATATATTCTGATAAAGGACTGACAGCAAGCACCACATACATCTACAGAGTATCAGCGATAAACTCAGTTGGAACAAGCTCCCCATCAAACACTGCATCTGCAACTACAAGTGCCGCATCTACTGCACCACAACCACCAACTGGACTTGCAGCTACAGCTGCATCATCATCACAGATCAATCTATCCTGGACTGCACCTACAAGCAACGGTGGCTCTGCAATAACAGGTTACAAGATTGAGAGATCAGCCAATGGCGGCACCATTTGGTCTACTATTCAATCAAATACAGCAAACACAGCTACAACTTATTCTGATACAGGACTTGCTGCAAGTACAACCTACATGTATCGAGTATCTGCAATCAATGCAGTTGGTACTAGCTCCCCATCAAACACTGCATCTGCAAATACATCTGGTACTACGTCAAATTCCATTGTCTTAAACGGTATCCAGACAACATCTGGAACGGTATCTGTAGCGCCATTTCAAATCACACTTGCCAACTTTAATGCTGGAACTGGAACCAATCGTGTACTTGTTGTTGGTGTAGAGGCAAACAATAATGCCGTAGCCTCAGTTACATTTGGAGGCGTACATTTAACAAGTAAAGTATCTTCATTTTTTAACAATGATGCTGAATTTTGGTACCTCAAAAATCCAACTGGTACTGGAAACATTGTTGTTACAATGGTTGGTTCTACATCAGCGGTAATTGGCGCATATTCTTTCTCTGGAATAGATCAGAGCACTCCAATACCTACCAGTACAACAAACCACAATAGCGGTACTGGAAGCAGCCCTACCATATCTATAACAACACAAAACCCAAACAGCTGGGTACTAGACACTCCGTCAATCTATGGCGGTGTAACACTTGGTTCCCCAACCTGTACTAAACAATGGGATCTCAACATTCCAAATGCAATCACTGGCGCATCAAGCTCAACTATACAATCATCACCTGGTACGGTCACTTGTAGCTGGACTGCAAGTGGAGGGGGTGATCTCTGGGATGATGTTGCAATTGAGCTAAAAGCATCAGGTACTGTTACTACAGCTATTGCACCACAACCACCAACAGGACTTGCAGCTACAACTGCATCATCATCACAAATTAATCTGAGCTGGACTGCACCAAGCAATAACGGTGGCTCTGCAATCACCGGTTATAAAATTGAAAGATCAACTGATAGTGGCACCACCTGGTCTACTGTTCAATCAAATACAGCAAGTACATCAACAACATATTCTGACACTGGTCTTACAGCAAGTACAACATACACTTACAGAGTGTCAGCGATAAATTCAGTTGGAACAAGCTCACCATCAAACACTGCATCTGCAACTACACCTGGTACATGTACTACATGTAAACTGACCGTAACCTCACAATTAACAACAGGAGATCCACTTTTAGGAATGTTTAGTACACTAAACGATCAGGCTAGTGGCAAAGTATTAGAATCAGGTTTTACTCCAGTCAAATTTAATCTAACAAACGCAGCACAATATACCGTAGCAGTAACACTAAGCTTTGGTACCTATTCATTTAACCACTGGCAAGATGGTACCACAAGTGATCCAAGACCCATATCAATATCAAGTGATACACAACTGACTGCAGTTTACCAAGATATCTCAGTAACACTTTCTCCATCAAGAGGACCTGTAGGGACCAGTATATCAGTGACTAGTGCCAATAAAATATTCTCACCAAATCACACCATCACACTGACATGGGATGGAACAGCTCTTGCCACAGCAACATCCAACTCTACTGGAGGTTTTACTGCAAAATTCACTGTACCTTCTTCTGCTAATGGTTCACACAAGGTCCAAGCAACAGATGGAACCAATATACATTTTGCTCTATTTACTGTAGGTCCTCCAAGTTCCATATCACTTAACACCAGTACTGCCAATGTGGGCACTGGAGTTAGAGTTACAGGCAGTAATTTTGCACCAAATTTGCAAATTACTTTCTCATATGATGGTGCTGCCTTGGATGTGGGTCAAGTAAATACAGGTACTGGTACTGCCATTCCATTAGTAGTAACAACTGATTCTAACGGTGGTTTTGTTGCAATAATTTCTATACCGCGTTCTGATGCAGGCACCCACACCATAAGCGCCAAAGACACGACAAACGATATGGCTACACAGAGCATTACAGTCACACCACATGTGTTTATCTATCCAGCATCAGGACATGCAGGATCTCAGGTAATGATTCCAGCAAGCCAAGGAAATGGCTTTGCAGCAAGTTCTGCTGTTACAATAAAGTTTGATGGTACAGTGATCTCTTCTATGACAACAGATTCTGGGGGCAACTTTGGAGGAAGTTTCACCATACCAAGTGGAGCTACAATTGCCAGTCACACTATTCAAGTCTCAGATGGAAAGGGCAATACACAATCTGTTTCATTTTCTGTTACTGATCCAACCACTCCTACATACAAGGTTCAAAATGTAACATCAATGTCAGGCCTTGTTTTACCAGACAGGTTTGCATTTATTCCAGATAACGGTCCTGGTATAGATGGTTCTGGGGCATTTATGGTTATTGAAAAGAATTCTGGAAAGGTAATCGTATTTAAAAATACAAACGGCAAGTTTGTAAGACAACTAGTACCGTTTGTGAGAGTACCAAATCTTTTGACAGGACCTGAAGACAATGGACTATTAGGAATTGCCATTGATCCAAACTGGAAAAACTCTATATCCTCGCAGTATGTCTACTTGGACATTACAAGAACCATATCAGGATCAAACTTTACAGAGATTATAAGATACCATGCTACAACTGATCCTACTACTGGAAATATTATAGCTGATACATCTGTAGGTGAGCAGCTTGTACTTGGCAACATTTTGGCCTGGAGAGATGGCCACAACGGAGGTAATCTAGAGTTTGATTCTCATGGACACCTCTACATATCAACAGGTGATGGCTGGTTGTATACTCCAGGACAGGACCTGACAACATTACAGGCAAAGTTACTCAGAATCACTCCACTTGCATCTCCTGATGCTAGTGGGAAACTATATTCAATTCCAAGTGACAATCCATTTGCATCAAGTACTGATACATCAATCAAAAAAGAGATCTGGGGCTATGGTGTAAGAAATCCATTTTCATTTGATATAGATTCCCAGACAGGCAAGCTGTATGTATCTGATCCAGGTTTCAATACATGGGAAAGAATTGAGGACCTTACTACTGCTGGTAGTAACGTTGGATGGCCAAACTATGAAGCACCACCATTTGGTAATCCACAAAACTTGGTAAACTATAAACCACCAGTATACTGGTATCCGCACCAGGGAATGGAACCACAGACAGGTATTACTGCTGGCCTTGAAGCTCTCACAGGAGGTGTATTTTACCACTGTAGTGCAAACTGTTACACATCATCAAATCTACAGGGAGCATATTTCTTTGGTGATTATGGAGTTGGCTTTATTGCAGCACTCTTGCCATCAAGTACAGCTCCACCTATAACGGATCCTGCAAGTGGAGCTCCAAAAGGACAGATCGTTCCAATATACTATGGACTAGCATATGCTCCAATAGACATGCAGGTCTGGAATGGAAAACTCTACTTTCTTGACTTGGCAGTCGGATCAGTTGATGTGTTAAACTATAGCTAA